In the Silene latifolia isolate original U9 population chromosome 1, ASM4854445v1, whole genome shotgun sequence genome, TTTCTTACAAAAAATGTCTGCCATAAAAATCTTTCTATACAAAAATGGATATATACCATGTAGTTATGGAATACAATATTTACATATGCTATAAAATAGCACAACAATCCACCATCTCCTTTTAACTAAAAGAATAAGTTTTACCCCAAATTTTTTCGCTCAACTATTTTAGGAAAGAGTTGAGCCTCTATTAATTGTCATTCTTCTGTATAGGTTGGGCCTTATATCTCTTATCCATAGTGTGTTAATATATAAATTCGCTCTAAATTTTATGATCTTTATTTGCTAAGCTTTCTAACATTCTGATCTAAAAAAGACCGTGCATTTATGCACGTGATTTACACTAGTAATGCAATTAACTATCTAATCAACATAATAAGCTAAGAAATGCACTACTTGACATCAATAGTTTGCATCAAATGCcataaataaaactaaaaagaAAGATAAAGTTGAAATATAGAAGTACCTAATGCATTAGTAGTATTCTTGGTGATTGGTGCAATAATAGAAGATCCCAAGCAATTTCCCATGTTAATGATAGAACAATATCTTTGTTGAAAGCAATTATGAGAAAATACGTGCATTTAAATAAGggtatttaaacaaaaaaaagtcAAAAGGATTCACATTACTCCGTAATATTCTACTCTaaattattttgtttttttttcttaggTTCAGTTCTAgtgtactccctctatttttttatatatgactttctcacatttcgagacactcccttctctcttcaatatatcttaaaatataagactaaatattatgatatgtatactcatatgaaagagtttttcgtaagaaatttaatggtaccatttttatattttttgaacaaatatatttttgtaaatattaaagtcaaaggcttatctcgtaaatgcaaaacgtcatatataaaaaagtggagggagtaaTTATTTATGTTTAATAAACGAGGAAATGTCGTGTATTAGGTAAATTTCAAACATCTTTCCTTGATTAGGACAAATCTTGCTTAAGAAGAGTTTAACAGTTTGTGAATTTTTGCGGGTCTCTCTTGTGACGAGTATATTCGTTGTAAGGTTGTGATGAATTAAGTATTACCCATATGagtaaatatgacaaaaataAATTGTCTAGAAAGTAACAATCTATTTTGTTCTATTTACTCACATAAATAGTACTTAACTCGTCGCAAGTTTGAAACGGATATGTCTGTTACAAAGGTGAATATATGAATTTATTAAAGGCCAATGGGTGTAACATTGAATAAGTGGATGTATGATGTTGCCTTGTTATATAGAAAGAACGTGGCATCATAGATTACGGCATTAAGttgtcgatttttttttttttgaaataaaaccaCAAGggttatattatattaattagatAATGTATGGAGGGAGTGCACCCAGCCAAAACCGACTGCCTCCTACCCAAGGACGTACATGGACAATCTCGTGTGCTACCCTATTACAAGACCGCCTACCAAACACAAATTCAACATCTAAAAAAGATAAACATAAATCGTAAATATCGTCATAGACCAGACCAATGTCACTTCTGCCGCACTTCCGCTTCTTTAAGTCTTCCACAATTGTTAGACAATCGCTTTCGATTATAATGCGCGATAGACCTGCTCGTCAAGCTTCCTTCAACCCCATCAGCATCGCCTCAGCCTCCAACATTGTCGTGTCCCTTTGAGCACGTTCCTGCCACCCCGCTCCCCACAGCACCGTCCCCGTCTCATCACGACACACAGCTCCGAGCCCCAACCCAACTCCCTCAGACCAACCCGCATCAACATTTATCTTGTACCAGCCCGGCTTTGGTTTCTGCCACCTCTCATCCTCTTCGATCTGCCCCTTCTCTACTCTCTCATCCTCCTTCATCTCCTCCACAAGCTCCTTAACTCTTCGAACTACATCAGCAACACACCACCTCTTACCTTCGAACACCGCTTTGTTCCTTGCTTCCCAAATGGCCCAACATCCACACATCAGAGACACCCACTCCTTTACCCCCGCTTCTCTCATCACAAcctccacccactccctcacccgctCAAACCCTGTGTCCTCCGTCATCTCCAATCCCAACCCCTCCCAAATCCCTTCCACCCACCCACATCCCCTTACGACATGGAAACAAGTTTCCACGTCATAGCAACATAAAGGGCAACTATCATCCACTCCATTGATCCACCTAGCTATATTCCGTTTTGTGGCTATAGCGTCGTTGCACAGCTTCCAGAAGAAAACTTTGATACGGGGAAGTACCGGTACCTTCTAAATCCTATTCCAAAGCCATTTTTCGCGGGCATAATCAGACTGCTCGTCATCCTCTTCCACCCCCTCGGCCAATTTCCAATAAGCTGTCTTAATCGAGTAATTTCCATCCTTTGTCAAGTCCCAACACCATCCATCCTTGTGCACTCTATCACTTATCCGGATACTGATTATTCTATCCACTTCAAAAGGTAGGAACAGAGTACTTACCAACTGGTGGTTCCATCGAGCTACTCCTTCCTCTCGCAGGTCAGCTACCCGCATATCGATGTCTGCATTCCCTATAGGAGATAGAATTCGTCGTGACTTCGTACCGGGTATCCACGGATCGAGCCATATTCTCATGTCCAGTCCACCCCCTATCCGTTTCCTTGCTCCCAACTTCACCACCTCCCTAGCCTCCCAAATGCTCCGCCAAGTATAACTTGGATTAGGTCCTAACTCCACTTCCATAAATGATTTCCCATGGAAGTATTTCGCTTGCAACACACGGGCCATCAGTGACTCCTCCTCGTTCATTAATCTCCAAGCTTGCTTACCTAACAGAGCGGCATTAAATTTATTAGTGTCTCTAAACTCGAGCCCATCCTTCGCTTTTGGAAGACATATTTTCTCCCAAGCTACCCATGTCATCTTTTTCTTTCCATCTTTCGAGCCGCACCAGAAGTTCGAGACCAGCGACCGTAATTCATCGCAAAAATTAGCTGGCAATTTGAAAACACTCATCGCATATGTCGGGATAGATTGGGCTACTGCCTTTATCAAAACCTCCTGACCCGCCTTACTGAGTAACATTCTCCGCCATCCTTGCAACTTCTTGCTTAGCTTATCCCGGACAATTTTAGTAACCACCTGCCTCGAATGCCCAATAACCATAGGTAAGCCCAGATATTTCTCTTGAGTGTCAACAGTCCGGACCCCCAGGACCTCCGTGAAACGTTGCGTTCTCCTCGCACTCGTGCCTTTGCTAAAAGAGACCGTTGTCTTATCGAAATTAACCAGTTGCCCCGAAGCCATCTCATAGCTATTAATAATTGCTTTAATCCGCAGCGCCTCCCCCTCATTAGCTTTAACGAAAAAATGCTATCATCTGCAAACAAGAGGTGTGAGATGATCGGAGCCGTAGGCGCAATGTGAATCCCGTGTATGGTGCTTTTCTCAACCGCCCTTCTAAGCAAGCTAGACATAACCTCAACACAAAGAATGAAAAGATATGGTGACAACGGGTCCCCTTGACGGAGACCCCTACCCGGTACAAAGCCTTCCCCAGTAACGCCATATTCACCACTACCACAAACGACACTGACCTAACGCACATCATCACTCGGTCAGTCCAGGCCTCGTCAAACCTCATAGCTCCAAGAACCCTCTCCAAGAAAGCCCATTCTACCCGGTCATATGCCTTAGACATGTCGAGCTTCAAGGCCATATGCCCCCAGCTCCTCTAGAATTCTTCATATAGTGAAACATTTCAAACGCAAGAAGAATATTATCCATGATAAGCCTACCGGGTGTAAATGCACTTTGATTTTCCGATACAATATCACCCAAAAAGACCTTCAGCCGGTTAGCTAATACTTTAGAAACAATTTTATAGACCACATTACATAATTTAATAGGCCTGAAATCAACCATCTTGTCCGGTGCTTTCTTTTTCGAAATCAACACAATATGGGTATGGTTGAAAGCAGCTGGGAACGGAGCCCCATTAAGGATACCAAGGGCTTGTCGTATAACAGAATGACCAACAATGTGCCAGTAAGTTTGAAAAAAAAGACCATTCATACCGTCCGGGCTAGGGGCCTTTAACGGATTCATTTGATTTAAGGCTTCGATCACTTCCTCCGCCCCATAATTCGCTTGAAGGCCCGCATTCATTCTGTCCGTAACTCTCCCTTCCACTCCATGAAGCAGCTCCTCACTTATAATAGGATTTGTTGACGTAAACAGAGCCTTAAAATAGTTAGTAGCCGTGGCTGCAATGGTCTCCGTACTTTCGTGAACTCGTCCTTCATCATCAACTAGCTTTGAGATTTGATTTTTCTATTTCCTCTGGCTCGCCCGTCGATGGAAAAATTTAGTATTTTTATCTCCGTGTTTCAATCATAAGGCTCTGGACCTTTGTCGCCAAAACATCTCCTCTTGTCTAAGTAACTTAGCTATCTCATCAACAAGCTTCCTCCTCTCGTTTACTGCTCTAGCCAACCGTACCCCTTCATTTAGCACACTCAACCTTCGTCTTTTATTCCTAAGATCCCTCGTAATCTTACCAATGCTCAAACCCTTCCATTTCTTCAGCTCTCTCGCACACCTCTCAATCGTGCCCATTAGGTCTGCATCATCTCCCTCCCATGCTCTCTTTATGGTATCTTCACATCCCTCCTCCCCGACCCATATACGCTCAAAACTGAACCGTTTTCTGCGCCCTCCGTCCTCCTCCTTCACCCTTTTATCAAGAACTACTTGTATCGGGACATGGTCTGACCACTCCCTATTTAAATGTATCAGTTTAGCATAGGGGAATAGCTCAGACCAAGCCTTACACATGGCTCTATCGATCCTAGACTGCCTACTATCATCTCCCACTTGCCTATTGTCAAACGTAAACTTATCCCCCTCAAAAGGGATATCCCTCAAACCACACTCGTCCACAGCATCACGAAATTTGTTCATTTTCCACTGAGCTCTTGCCCCCCTTTCATCTCAGTCGAGTAGAGTATCTCGTTATAATCACCAAAGCATAACCACAGGTCATTAGTTTCTGCTGCAAGAATTCGTAGCTGGCGTCACGAGAGATGTCTATCTTGGACCGATGGCCATCCATAGAACCTCGTAACTCTCATTTTACGAACCCCAACCTCCACATCAAAGTCCATGTAGTGGACGGTTGCTGACCTGAACGTGCATTTAACATCATTTCGCCATATGAAAGCCAAACCCCCTGATCGTCCTACACTATCTACAACCATACCTTGGTATCCATCAAAATTCCGCCATACCTTCTTCATCTCGCTGCCACTAAGTTTAGTTTCACACAAAAAGAGTACACTAGGAACCTCCCTTATGAGCAAATTTCGTAAGCCGCCTACTGCATCGGGGTTGCCCATCCCCCTGCAGTTAAGGCCCAAGAAATTCATAATGCTCGGCTGGGTTGAGAGCCCTCAACTTCCGCCTCAGGTGAACTGACACCCATGAGTAAACACTGACGCTTCGCCTCCTCACTCTCGCCAAAAATTTCTGACCCCCCACGCATGGTATGAGCCACCAAGCAGCCATTCTCTCCCCCTCCATCCGTGCCCTCCTCTTCCGTCCTCCCCTCCATAATATGTCTTCTGATACGTCTCCATTTCGTGCCATTCCCATCTTGCACTTCTATACATCTACCTCCCTCACTCTTCTCGTGCATATGTCCATCTAACCCCACTTCAGTCCACTGCTCTCCAGTCTCCATACTCCCCTCTTCTCTATCTATCCCCATCACCTCTACCCCTTGCTCAACACCAACCAGATCACTCCATATACCATTACCTGGTTGTATAAGTGTGTCACATGGGATGACCACCTTAGGGTCCTCATTCACCTTGCTCATCTTGCCCCTCCCTTGTATCGCTATTTGATGCAATCTCTCGATCATCTTCTCAACCTCCTCATCCTCCATCCTCCTACACTCTTCATCAAAACACCGGGTCAGAGACTTTGCGGCCTTGGAAGGAATATCAGTCTCAGTTTTTGTAACTTTCCACGGTGATGCACGAGCCATTCCCCAAACTGCAACTCCCCTTCTTCGTAAGGACCCTCATCGCAATCTTTTTCCCCGTGCCCTAATACCCCGCATCCATAGCAAAAAGTCGGGATTCACTCATATTTAACATCAAAAGTTGTACTCTTACCATTTGGTATTCGTATAACTACATGCTTCGTAAAAGGAACTCTGACATCGTGTAGAATTCGAATTCTGACCGCTCTCTCAATCTCCGGGTTTGGTAGAGGTTCCATGCTGACAAATTTCCCTAACTGCGCCCCCGTCTTCCTTAAATTTTGTTCATTATAACTCCCCTTGATTGGCAAATCATAGATACGTGCCCACAATGGAACCATATGAAGCGCCGTTTCAATGAGCTTAGCATCAAGAATTGGTTCGTTCAAACCCCAGACAAATTTATCAAAATGCCATGGCTGGCCTGCCACAACCCTTTCCATATCCTTAGCCTCCGTGAATTTGAAAGCAAATATCTTTTCTTCTGCATCAATAACGTTTCCTACTACTGAACCCTTAGGGTTCCATAATTTTGTCATAGTCTCAATCGCAGCTTTGGTGTTAATAGTTTTCGACGCCCACAGTTTACCAACCAGCATAAACACATGTTGTCCCTTCTCCGACGATTCTCCACCCACATCCCAGACAAAACCTTCCTCTCCCTCCTCCTCCCCTCCCTCTACCCTTCTACCCTTTTCCCCTTGTTCTTATACATCCCTTCGCACAAAGAAACAGATAACAATAAAGAAAGACGAATAAAGAAAACCCTCACCTTCGTAGTTGAAAGAGAAGGAAGAGCCTGGATCAAAAGGATGGAAAAAAGGAAACCCTAGACGAAATCTCCACTAGAAACCCTAGGGAGCAGCACAAGTTGTCgaaaattattaatttaaaaaccGTGCATTTATGCACGGGATTTACATTAGTAATGCAATTAACTATCTAATCAACAAAATAAGCTAAGAAATGCACTACTTGACATCAATAATTTGCATCAAATGCcataaataaaactaaaaagaAAGATAAAGTTGAAATATAAAAGTACCCAATGCATTAGTAGTATTCTTGGTGATTGGTGCAATAATTGAAGGTCCCAAGCAATTTCCCATGTTAACGATAGAACAATATCTTTGTTGAAAGCAATTATGAGAAAATACGTGCATTTAAATAAGGgtatttaaacaaaataaaagtcAAAAGGATTCACATTACTCCGTAATATTCTACTCTaaattattttgtttttttttaggtTCAGTTCTAGTGTAATTGTTTATGTTTAATAAACGAGGAAATGTCGTGTATTAGGTAAATTTCAAACATCTTTCCTTGATTAGGACAAATCTTGCTTAAGAAGAGTTTGACAATTTGTGAATTTCTTTCGGTCTCCCCTGTGACGAGTATATTCGTCATAAGATTGTGATGGATTAAGTACTACCCATATGagtaaatatgacaaaaataAATTATCTAGAGAGTAACAATCATAGATTACGGCATTAAGTACTATTTGCTCACATAAATAGTACTTAACTCGTCGTAAGTTTGAGATGGATATGTCTGTCACGGAAAATATGTGAATTTATTAATGGTCAATGCGTGTAACATTGAATAAGTGGATGTATGATGTTGCCTTGTTATATAGAAAGAACGTGGCATCATAGATTACGGCATTAAGTTGTCGAAAATTATTAATTTAAAGAATTTGGACCAAAATGttagaaaacacctagttacagTGGTGAAGCTCGGGGTTAGCAGGGGCCCTTAGTTAATTAGTTTACCCTTTTTGATGtttgaaatttttaaaacttttagtTAAACTTTTCGAATTTTTTTGGAGTGCGGTTTATATTTTTATTCATTCGTGTTATAACACATtgtgttgatgatgccaagttcccttgttatttgattgtttgcttttagttgaatgattagtgattgaagcaatcaaatggactttcaacaatgattcaagatgatcaagataatcaagaaagtcaagacaatgatattttctcagccttagtcgaaaaatgtaagagtaagtgtaacattctcatttaagtcaagttatGGCAAAATCATGCAACAGTAcgttgtactgtggtttctggtactaccgTATGGAGGATGTCTTTCGACAAAATgttttaagtgttaaaactttgCAGATTTCAAaacttaaacatttgaattttcaaaagcttgaaaacaatctgaaaATTTTGAATCACAAATCCACTTGAAtaaacctctagatttgtgcaaacaccttttacataaatggtaaggtagacttgtcaaacttctaaagtgaGAAAAGTTTTTTGTCATTTTGGTAaaaggtcacatgttgagtgtattagcttaagttttctgatttcttaagcctcaagcctatagtctaacacttacaATCACTCAAAGCTACTATTTTTATATTGGAGTTAATTTCCCTAAGTTATACTTACTTGAGattaaatccactataaatagagtgtcttagtctcaTTTCATTCTCAAGACTtttcaaagcatttattgtaaaacattgcaaatcatttgtgcatttaaagctttgttatTCAAGTGtgcaaaacgtttttcagattttaaagtcatttgttttcgaaaaagctgtaaaacc is a window encoding:
- the LOC141587646 gene encoding uncharacterized protein LOC141587646, translating into MNKFRDAVDECGLRDIPFEGDKFTFDNRQVGDDSRQSRIDRAMCKAWSELFPYAKLIHLNREWSDHVPIQVVLDKRVKEEDGGRRKRFSFERIWVGEEGCEDTIKRAWEGDDADLMGTIERCARELKKWKGLSIGKITRDLRNKRRRLSVLNEGVRLARAVNERRKLVDEIAKLLRQEEMFWRQRSRAL